A window of Gallaecimonas kandeliae genomic DNA:
TGGCCATGCTGGCCCGCAAAGTCAGGATGGAACCCTGCTGGGCCGTGGGCCTGGTCTTTTCCCAGCCGTTGGACACCCCGGTCAAGGCCGCCCTCGTGGAGAGCGAATCCATCCAATGGCTGGCCCTGGACTCTGACAAACCCGGCCGGCTGCCCAATCCCCAGCGCTGGGTGATCCATGCCACCAGCGATTGGAGCGCCCGCAATATAGAGCGTCCACCAGAAGAAGTGATAAGCGAGTTGAAGGAGCACTTCTTTGAACTACTGGAACTGCCCGACCAGCAGCCGGATGAAAGCCTAGCTCACCGTTGGCGCTTTGCCCGCTGTAGCCAGGATGGGGTCCTGGGCTTCGACGAACCCCTCAAGTTGGGGGCGGGAGGGGATTGGAGCCACGGCTCCCGAGTGGAAGGCGCCTGGCTGGCAGGCCAGGAACTGGCAGAGCGGATGTTAAGAGCCCTGCACAAGGGTGACATCTAGCCATCAAGAGCGCATAAAAAAGCCGCCCAGAGGCGGCTTTTTTCGTGGCTTGGAAGCTTAGGCTTCGGCAACCACAACCACCTTGATGGTGGCGAACACGTCGCTGTGCAGTTGCAGTTCGACTTCGAACTCGCCGGTGGTGCGCAGGGCGCCTTCGGGCAGTTTGACTTCGGACTTGGCAACGGCAACGCCTTTGGCGCTGATGGCGTCGGCGATGTCACGGGTACCGATGGAACCGAACAGTTTGCCTTCGTCACCGGCTTTGGAAGCGATTTCAACGCTTTCCAGGGCCTTCACCTGCTCGGCACGAGCTTCGGCAGCAGCCAGCACTTCGGCCAGCTTGGCTTCCAGCTCGGCGCGGCGGGCTTCGAAGTGAGCAACGTTGTCGCGGGTAGCCATTACAGCTTTGCCCTGCGGGATCAGGAAGTTACGAGCGTAACCAGCTTTAACTTTGACTTGATCACCCAGGCTGCCCAGGTTAGCGATCTTGTCCAACAGAATGACGTTCATTGACGATTCCTCTCAACTCTTTCCCAGGACGGACCTTACTTGTGCAGGTCGGTGTAAGGCAGCAGAGCCAGGTAGCGGGCACGCTTGATAGCGCGGGCCAGCTGGCGCTGATACTTGGCGCTGGTACCGGTGATACGGCTAGGGACGATCTTGCCGCTCTCGGTGATGTAGTTCTTCAGAGTTGCGATGTCTTTGTAATCGATTTCAGTGACGCCTTCTGCAGTGAAACGGCAGAACTTGCGACGACGGAAGAAACGGGCCATGGGGCTTATCTCCTAATTCAACAATTCGATGTGCTGGGCATGCAGTACCGTTTTTGCCAGGCCGTCTCGGCCCATATGGCTGACCAGAAAACCGGTCACGGTCACGGCAGACCCCATCTGTAGTTCCCGGGTTTGATGGTTCAGGCTGTCCCCACTGGCGACGACGGCGATACGCAGTCTTGCCTGCCTGGCCATATTGGCCTCGTCCTGTGTGGAGACATGCTCCAGCCAGAACTGGCAGTGGGGGATACCAGCTGGGCTCTTGCTGCGCCTAGGCGCTTTGGCAAGGTGCCCGTCTATCTGTACCCGGTTACGTTGCACTTGCCTTACTCGGCGCTGGCCTCTTCGGCATCAACGCTTTCTTCGCGCTCGTCGCGACGCTCACGGCGCTCTTCCTTGGCCTTGGCCATGGGAGAAGCTTCGGTAACGGCGTGCTTGGTGCGCATGATGGCGTGACGCAGGATGGCGTCGTTGAAGCGGAAAGTGTTTTCCAGCTCGTCGACAACTTCCTGGCTGGTCTCTACGTTCAGCAGAACGTAGTGAGCCTTGTGCAGCTTGTTGATCGGGTAAGCCAATTGACGGCGGCCCCAGTCTTCCAGGCGAGTCACTTCACCACCGGCGTTTTTGATGACGCCAGTGTAGCGCTCGATCATGCCCGGAACCTGCTCGCTTTGATCAGGGTGAACCATGATCACGATTTCGTAATGACGCATGATTGCTCCTTACGGGTTAGTAGCCTCAAATCCGGCTCAGTCGTCAACCGGTAGGGAGGCAAGGAGAAATGGAACTACGACTGATATAAGGGCGCAAATTGTATAGAAAGAGGCCGCTTCAGACAAGGCAGATTTTCAGCCCCTTGGCGGGCTACAATGCCCAGGCTGATGGGAGGGAGTAAAATGCGTTTTTTGATGTTGGGGCTGCTTTTCTGCTGCCTGCCCAGTTGGGCCCTGGTGCCTCCTTATTACGGTAAATCCAACAAGGACTACCGCTGGGCCGCCGAGGCCGAGGTGGGGCTGTCTTCCACCCGCGGCAACTCCGAGGTGGAAAGCTACAACAGCCGCCTCAAGGTAGGCCTGGACACCGACCGCACCCACCAGGAAGCCACCTTCACCTCAAACTATTCCCGCGACGGCCAGACCACCAGCGCCGAGCGCTACAAGCTGGAGTTGCAGTCCGACGGCAAGTTCTGGCCCAACTATTACGTCTTCCTGCGCGGCTCCCAGCTGTTCGACCGCTTCGGTTCCTACCAGTCGGAAACCACAGTCGCCTCCGGCCTGGGTACCACCCTGTTCAGCCGCCACTACACCTCGATGAAGTTCGAGATAGGGCCAGGTTACCGGTTGCAAAAGGTGCCAGAAGGCAGCCTGGAGAGCGACAACCGCGAAGCCATACTGCGCACAGTGCTCAAATACGAACGGCGCATCCACGAGCGAACCCGCTTCAACGCCGGTATCGAGATGGAGACGGGCAGCGAAAACAGCATAGGCCAGCTGGATGCCTCCTTTACCAACCAGCTGTGGGGCGACCTGGCCCTGAAACTGGGGTTCTACTACCGCTACACCAAGGTGGTAGATCCGGACAAGGCCAACTTCGATACCCAGTCCAGCCTCAACCTGCTTTACACCTTCTGACGCTGGCGGACGATTTCGAAGAGGCAAACGCCTGTGGCTACGGACACGTTGAGGCTGGACACCAGGCCGGCCATGGGAATGGCCACCAGTTCATCGCAGTGTTCGCGGGTCAGGCGGCGCAGGCCCTTGCCTTCGGCGCCCATCACCAGGGCCATGGGGCCTGTGAGTGAGGTGTTGAAGAGCTGCTTGTCGGTTTCACCGGCCGTACCCACTATCCAGATCCCCTGATCCTTCAGCGCCCGCATAGTCCTGGCCAGGTTGGTGACCACCACCAGCGGCATGGTCTCGGCGGCACCACAGGCCACCTTGCGCACCGTGGCGTTGAGGGTGGCGGAATTGTCCTTGGGCACTATGACCGCCGTCACCCCGGCAGCGTCGGCGGTACGCAGGCAGGCCCCCAGGTTGTGCGGGTCGGTCACGCCGTCCAGCACCAGTAACAAGGGCTGCGGGCTTTTCCCCAGAATGTCCGGCAGCTGGTTCTCATTGAAGGCCTTGGCGGCTTTGACTTGCGCCATCACCCCCTGGTGAACGGCCCCTTTGGACTTGTCGTCCAGGGTCTTACGGGCAACCCATTCGATGCTGAGCCCCAGGGCTTCGGCTTCGGCCACCACTTCGGCCAGGCGCTGGTCGTGGCGCTCCCGCGCCACCCAGAGTTTCACCAGGCTTTCCGGCTGGCGGCGCAGGGCCCCATCAACGGCATGAATGCCGAAGATCCAATCCTGACTCATGATGCCCCTTACTTCTTCTTACGGGATTTGCCACCCTTGGGGTGGGACTTCTTCTTGCCGCCTTTGCCGGAAAAACCTTCGGCCAGCACCTTGGCGGCGTCCTTCTTGTCGCCTTTCTTGACCAGCTTGCCGCTCTTGAGGCCTTCACGGACCGAAGGCTTCTTGCTGCGCCCTTCGCTGCCCAGCACCAGATCAATCTTGCGCGAATCCAGGTTCACCGCAGCGACCCGCACTTCGATACGGTCGCCCAGACGATAGCGCTTGCCGCTACGCTCGCCGATCAGGGCCTGGTGGGCCGGATCGAAGTGGTAGTAGTCGTTTTCCAGGCTGGTGACGTGCAGCAGGCCTTCGATCAGCAGATCGTCCAAACGCACGAAGAGGCCGAAGCTGGTGGCGGAGGAGATGACACCGGTGAAAACATCCCCCACATGGTCCTGCATGTATTCGCACTTGAGCCAATCCGACACTTCGCGGGTGGCGTCGTCGGCACGGCGCTCTGTCATGGAGCAATGCTCGCCCATGGCGTCCATCTTCTCTTCCGAGTAGATGAAGCCCCCTTCGGCGGTGACATCTTCCTCGGCCTGCTTGGCCAGCACGGCCTTGATGGCGCGGTGCAGGATGAGATCCGGGTAGCGGCGAATAGGCGAGGTGAAGTGGGAGTACGCCTGCAGCGCCAGGCCGAAGTGGCCACGGCAGTCAGATTCGTACACCGCCTGCTTCATGGAGCGCAGCATCATGGTCTGGATAAGCTCGGCGTCGGGCCTCTCACCCAGCTTGTCCAGCAGGCGGGTGAAGTCCTTGGGCTCAGGTTCCAGGCCGCCCCCCATACTCAGGCCCAGCTCGTTCAGGAACTGATGGAAGTTGGAGATCTTTTCTTCGTCCGGCAGGTCGTGGACCCGGTAAAGGCAAGGCACCTTGTGTTTCTGTACGAACTTGGCCGAGGCGACGTTGGCGAGGATCATGCACTCTTCGATGATCATGTGAGCCGTGACCCTGTGCAGGGGCACTACCTTTTCGATCTTGCGCTCTTCGTTGAAGAGGAACTTGGTTTCCTCTGTCTCGAACTCGATGGCACCGCGCTCGCGGCGGCTGTCCTTGAGGGCACCATAGAGGCGGTGCAACTCCTCGATGTGGGGCAGCACGGCGCTGTACTGCTCGCGCAAGCTTTCGTCGCCGTCCAGCATGGCCTGCACCTTGTTGTAGGTCAGGCGCGCCTTGGAGTGCATCACCGCCGGGTAGAACTTGTAACCGGACAGGTTGCCCTTCTCCGAGACCGTCATCTCGCACACCATGCAGAGGCGGTCCACTTCGGGGTTCAGAGAGCAGAGGCCGTTGGACAGCACCTCGGGCAGCATGGGGATGACCTGGGAAGGGAAATACACCGAGTTGCCGCGGTTGTAACCTTCCTTGTCCAGGGCCGTGCCCAGGCGCACATAATGGGAGACGTCGGCAATGGCGACCCAAAGGCGCCAGCCGCCGCCCTTCTTGGCCTCGGCATAGACGGCGTCGTCGAAGTCCCGCGCGTCCTCACCGTCTATGGTGACCAGGGGCAAGTCACGCAGGTCCACCCGGCCGGCCTTGTCAGCTTCCAACACTTCTTCGCTCAGGCCTGCGATCTCGGCCTTCACTTCCTCTGGCCAGCTGTGGGGCAGGTCGTGGTTGCGCAGGGCAATCTCGATCTCCATGCCCGGCGCCATGTGCTCACCGAGGATCTCCACCACTTTACCGACCGGGCTGAAGCGGGTGCTGGGGCGCTGAGTCAGCTCCAATACCACCACTTGGCCGGCACGAGCACCACCTCGGGCGTCATCGGGAATGAGGATGTCCTGGGCAATACGGCGGTCGTCCGGCACCACATAGCCGATGCCGTCGTCACGGAAATATCGGCCCACCAGTTGCGAAGAGCGGGGTTCCAGCACCCGTACTATGCGCCCTTCCAGGCGGCCACGGCGGTCGGTCTTGATGGCCTGGGCCAGCACCAGATCGCCGCTGAAGGCCTTGTACATCTCGGTTTGGGAAAGGTAGAGATCCTCGCCGCCATCCACCTTGACGAAGCCGAAGCCGTCCGGGTGGCCCTGCACCCGGCCCTTGATGAGGTCCATGCGCTCGGCCAGGGCGTAGGCCTTCTGGCGGGTGAAGACCAGCTGGCCATCCCGCTCCATGGCGCGCAGGCGGCGACGCAGGCCTTCCTGCTGATCCTCGTCGTCCAGATGCAGATGCTTGATCAGCGCCCTCAGGCTCTGGGGGGTACCCAGTTGGCGCATTTCGTCGAGTATGGCTTCCCGGCTGGGAATGGGGTTTTCGTAGCGCTCTGCCTCTCGTTCGGCAAAGGGATCCTTGATGGGGTCGCGCATGGCGTTCTCACTGTCTGAGTTTGGGACCATTATACGCAGGGCAACCGGCGGGCACAGTGCTTCTGTGCCGGCTTTGCCCCTTAATGGTAAGAAAAATGGCGGGTTTTGGCGCTCAGCGCTCGGAAATGCGGGCCACGACAGAAGGAGGCAGCTGTTTTTCCAGGCGGGCGATGAGTCTCTGGGCCTGGCGCCACTGGTCGCGGTTGGGAATGACTGCGTTTTTCAGTTCTTCGAGGGCCTGCTCCCTGTCTTCTGGCACCCCATAACCTTTGCTGGCCAGATCGGCAAAGCGCAGCGTGGCCTTGAGGTAATGGGCTTTATTCGCCATGCGCAGCAGCACCATGGCCCTGTGCATGTCGATCTGCACCCACTTGCCGGTGGCGTAGTAACGGCCCAATTGCTCCAGGGCCTCGGGCAGCCCTTGGTCGGCAGCCTTTTCCATGTAGCTGATGCCGAGGGTGACGTTGGTGGGTACGCATACGCCATAGGCAAGCATGTCGCCCCAGAGGTATTGATAGGCCGGCACCTTGGCCACTTCGGCCCGCGCTTCTATGTCCTGCACCAGCTGGCAGTCATCGTCCAACACCCGGCGCAGGTGCTTGTTGACGGCGATAAGGGACAGCAACTCGTCCTGGCTATAAACCTGGACGGGTTTAACGGCCTGTTCCTTGGGCGCTGTTTCTTCGGCGGCCAACAGGGAGCCACTGAAAGCTAGGAGCAAAACAAGACTGCGCAACATGGGTACCTCCTCGCTACTTATCGGCGAAACCAGCTCCCCCTTTAACGAAAAAGCCGCCTCAGGGGGCGGCTTTTCAGTTCAGCACTTAAGCGAAGGGGTGACGCAGCACCATGGTCTCGACGCGGTCAGGGCCGGTGCTGATGATGTCGATGGGGACACCGGTCAGCTCTTCGATACGCTGGATGTAGGCGCGAGCGGCGGCCGGCAGGCCTTCTACGCTGGTCACGCCGACGGTGCTCTCGCTCCAGCCGGGCATCTCTTCGTAGATCAGCTCGATGTTCTCGAAGTCTTCGGCGGCCAGGGGGGAGACTTCCACCACTTCACCGCTCGGCAGCTTGTAGCCGGTGCAGATCTTGACGGTCTCGAGGCCATCCAGCACGTCCAGCTTGGTCAGGCAGAAGCCGGTGATGGAGTTGATCTGCACGGCGCGGCGCATGACCACGGCGTCGAACCAGCCGGTGCGGCGCTTACGGCCGGTGGTGGCGCCGAACTCCTTGCCCACTACGCCCAGGTGCTCACCCACGGCGCAGTCCAGCTCGGTGGGGAAGGGACCGCCGCCGACACGGGTGGTGTAGGCTTTGACGATACCCAGCACGTAGTCGAGGTGGCAGGGCCCGAAACCGGAACCTGTGGCCACGCCACCGGCTGTGGTGTTGGAGGAGGTCACGTAGGGATAGGTACCGTGGTCCACGTCCAGCAGGGTGCCTTGGGCGCCTTCGAAGAGGATGGGCTCACCGGCTTTGCGAGCCTTGTCCAGCAGGTCGGTGACGTCCACCGTCATGCCCTGGAGGTATTGTGCAACTTCCTTGGCTTCGGCCATGGTTTCCTCGAAGGAAACGGGCTCGACCTTGTAGTACTGGGTCAGCATGAAGTTGTGGTGATCCAGCACTTCCTTAAGCTTCTCGGCGAAACGCTCAGGGTGGAAGAGATCGCCAACACGCAGGGCACGGCGGGCAACCTTGTCCTCGTAGGCGGGGCCAATGCCACGGCCTGTGGTGCCGATGGCCTTGTCGCCACGGGCTTTCTCACGGGCCTGGTCGATGGCCACGTGGTACTTGAGGATCAGCGGACAGGCCTCGGAGATCTTCAGGCGCTCCTTGACCGGCACACCCTTGGCTTCCAGCATGCCGATTTCGCGCATAAGGGCGTCGGGCGCCAGCACAACG
This region includes:
- the rnr gene encoding ribonuclease R, which codes for MRDPIKDPFAEREAERYENPIPSREAILDEMRQLGTPQSLRALIKHLHLDDEDQQEGLRRRLRAMERDGQLVFTRQKAYALAERMDLIKGRVQGHPDGFGFVKVDGGEDLYLSQTEMYKAFSGDLVLAQAIKTDRRGRLEGRIVRVLEPRSSQLVGRYFRDDGIGYVVPDDRRIAQDILIPDDARGGARAGQVVVLELTQRPSTRFSPVGKVVEILGEHMAPGMEIEIALRNHDLPHSWPEEVKAEIAGLSEEVLEADKAGRVDLRDLPLVTIDGEDARDFDDAVYAEAKKGGGWRLWVAIADVSHYVRLGTALDKEGYNRGNSVYFPSQVIPMLPEVLSNGLCSLNPEVDRLCMVCEMTVSEKGNLSGYKFYPAVMHSKARLTYNKVQAMLDGDESLREQYSAVLPHIEELHRLYGALKDSRRERGAIEFETEETKFLFNEERKIEKVVPLHRVTAHMIIEECMILANVASAKFVQKHKVPCLYRVHDLPDEEKISNFHQFLNELGLSMGGGLEPEPKDFTRLLDKLGERPDAELIQTMMLRSMKQAVYESDCRGHFGLALQAYSHFTSPIRRYPDLILHRAIKAVLAKQAEEDVTAEGGFIYSEEKMDAMGEHCSMTERRADDATREVSDWLKCEYMQDHVGDVFTGVISSATSFGLFVRLDDLLIEGLLHVTSLENDYYHFDPAHQALIGERSGKRYRLGDRIEVRVAAVNLDSRKIDLVLGSEGRSKKPSVREGLKSGKLVKKGDKKDAAKVLAEGFSGKGGKKKSHPKGGKSRKKK
- the rpsF gene encoding 30S ribosomal protein S6, with product MRHYEIVIMVHPDQSEQVPGMIERYTGVIKNAGGEVTRLEDWGRRQLAYPINKLHKAHYVLLNVETSQEVVDELENTFRFNDAILRHAIMRTKHAVTEASPMAKAKEERRERRDEREESVDAEEASAE
- the priB gene encoding primosomal replication protein N, coding for MQRNRVQIDGHLAKAPRRSKSPAGIPHCQFWLEHVSTQDEANMARQARLRIAVVASGDSLNHQTRELQMGSAVTVTGFLVSHMGRDGLAKTVLHAQHIELLN
- a CDS encoding DUF481 domain-containing protein, producing the protein MRFLMLGLLFCCLPSWALVPPYYGKSNKDYRWAAEAEVGLSSTRGNSEVESYNSRLKVGLDTDRTHQEATFTSNYSRDGQTTSAERYKLELQSDGKFWPNYYVFLRGSQLFDRFGSYQSETTVASGLGTTLFSRHYTSMKFEIGPGYRLQKVPEGSLESDNREAILRTVLKYERRIHERTRFNAGIEMETGSENSIGQLDASFTNQLWGDLALKLGFYYRYTKVVDPDKANFDTQSSLNLLYTF
- the rlmB gene encoding 23S rRNA (guanosine(2251)-2'-O)-methyltransferase RlmB, translating into MSQDWIFGIHAVDGALRRQPESLVKLWVARERHDQRLAEVVAEAEALGLSIEWVARKTLDDKSKGAVHQGVMAQVKAAKAFNENQLPDILGKSPQPLLLVLDGVTDPHNLGACLRTADAAGVTAVIVPKDNSATLNATVRKVACGAAETMPLVVVTNLARTMRALKDQGIWIVGTAGETDKQLFNTSLTGPMALVMGAEGKGLRRLTREHCDELVAIPMAGLVSSLNVSVATGVCLFEIVRQRQKV
- a CDS encoding tetratricopeptide repeat protein, which gives rise to MLRSLVLLLAFSGSLLAAEETAPKEQAVKPVQVYSQDELLSLIAVNKHLRRVLDDDCQLVQDIEARAEVAKVPAYQYLWGDMLAYGVCVPTNVTLGISYMEKAADQGLPEALEQLGRYYATGKWVQIDMHRAMVLLRMANKAHYLKATLRFADLASKGYGVPEDREQALEELKNAVIPNRDQWRQAQRLIARLEKQLPPSVVARISER
- the rpsR gene encoding 30S ribosomal protein S18, which codes for MARFFRRRKFCRFTAEGVTEIDYKDIATLKNYITESGKIVPSRITGTSAKYQRQLARAIKRARYLALLPYTDLHK
- the rplI gene encoding 50S ribosomal protein L9; translation: MNVILLDKIANLGSLGDQVKVKAGYARNFLIPQGKAVMATRDNVAHFEARRAELEAKLAEVLAAAEARAEQVKALESVEIASKAGDEGKLFGSIGTRDIADAISAKGVAVAKSEVKLPEGALRTTGEFEVELQLHSDVFATIKVVVVAEA
- a CDS encoding adenylosuccinate synthase, with product MGKNVVVLGTQWGDEGKGKVVDLLTDKAAYVVRYQGGHNAGHTLVINGEKTVLHLIPSGILRENVQCLIGNGVVLAPDALMREIGMLEAKGVPVKERLKISEACPLILKYHVAIDQAREKARGDKAIGTTGRGIGPAYEDKVARRALRVGDLFHPERFAEKLKEVLDHHNFMLTQYYKVEPVSFEETMAEAKEVAQYLQGMTVDVTDLLDKARKAGEPILFEGAQGTLLDVDHGTYPYVTSSNTTAGGVATGSGFGPCHLDYVLGIVKAYTTRVGGGPFPTELDCAVGEHLGVVGKEFGATTGRKRRTGWFDAVVMRRAVQINSITGFCLTKLDVLDGLETVKICTGYKLPSGEVVEVSPLAAEDFENIELIYEEMPGWSESTVGVTSVEGLPAAARAYIQRIEELTGVPIDIISTGPDRVETMVLRHPFA